A region of Salinibacter sp. 10B DNA encodes the following proteins:
- the acs gene encoding acetate--CoA ligase encodes MPDQDAQVTAAYSGRDEVYEPSEAFRDRAHISSMEEYEEIYERSIEDPEAFWGEQADRIDWFEPFDTVRNVSYEPRDVDINWYEGGVTNACYNAVDRHLDDKADETALIFEPDDPREQETQHITYGDLHEEVSRFANVLKKHGVEKGDRVTIYLPMIPEAAYAMLACARIGAIHSVVFAGFSPDSLADRIIDCESDFLITADEGRRGGDRVALKDNADTALERCDDVDNVLVVQHTGGDIDWTEGRDLWYHEEAETVSAECEPEPMDAEDPLFILYTSGSTGKPKGVLHTTGGYLVYTSMTHEYVFDLHEDDVFWCTADVGWITGHSYIVYGPLVNGSTQVFFEGTPTHPDPSRLWSTVDKHDVSIFYTAPTAIRALMRHGEEYVEQTDRSSLRLLGTVGEPINPEAWRWYYNVVGNGNCPIVDTWWQTETGGIMITPLPGAIPQKPGAASKPFFGIQPKIMDKAGNVQEGATEGILVIEDSWPGQMRTVYRNHERFQNTYFSQYPGNYYTGDGCRRDEDGYYWITGRVDDVLNVSGHRIGTAELESALVAHDDVAEAAVVGYPHEVKGQGIYSFVTLVRGVEASDALREELVQHVREQIGPIAKPDHIQFTDSLPKTRSGKIMRRIIRKIAAGEYDDLGDTSTLADPGVVETLIDERKGLDVSAK; translated from the coding sequence ATGCCTGACCAGGACGCACAAGTCACTGCTGCATACTCGGGTCGCGACGAGGTTTACGAGCCCTCCGAGGCCTTTCGAGATCGCGCCCACATCTCGTCGATGGAGGAGTACGAGGAGATTTACGAACGCTCCATCGAAGATCCGGAAGCCTTCTGGGGGGAGCAGGCCGACCGAATTGACTGGTTCGAGCCCTTCGATACGGTTCGGAATGTCTCGTACGAGCCCCGCGACGTCGACATCAACTGGTACGAAGGCGGCGTCACGAATGCTTGCTACAACGCGGTGGACCGCCACCTTGACGACAAGGCGGACGAGACGGCGCTCATCTTTGAGCCCGACGATCCGCGCGAGCAGGAGACGCAGCACATTACCTATGGCGATCTGCACGAAGAGGTCTCCCGCTTCGCCAACGTGCTGAAGAAGCACGGCGTGGAGAAGGGCGATCGGGTGACGATCTATCTGCCCATGATTCCGGAGGCGGCCTACGCGATGCTCGCCTGCGCGAGAATCGGGGCCATTCACTCTGTCGTCTTCGCGGGCTTCTCGCCGGACTCCCTCGCGGACCGCATCATCGACTGCGAGTCCGACTTTCTTATCACCGCCGATGAGGGGCGTCGGGGCGGCGACCGGGTCGCGCTCAAGGACAACGCCGATACGGCGCTCGAACGCTGCGACGACGTGGACAACGTCCTTGTGGTGCAGCACACCGGCGGCGACATCGACTGGACGGAGGGCCGCGATCTCTGGTATCACGAAGAAGCAGAAACGGTCTCGGCAGAGTGTGAGCCCGAGCCGATGGATGCCGAGGATCCACTCTTCATTCTTTACACCTCCGGCTCCACCGGAAAGCCGAAGGGCGTCCTCCACACCACCGGCGGCTACCTCGTGTACACCAGCATGACGCACGAGTATGTCTTCGACCTCCACGAGGACGACGTCTTCTGGTGCACGGCCGACGTGGGCTGGATTACCGGGCACAGCTACATCGTGTACGGCCCGCTCGTGAACGGCTCCACGCAGGTCTTCTTCGAGGGCACGCCCACACATCCCGATCCGTCGCGCCTCTGGTCGACCGTCGACAAGCACGACGTCAGCATCTTCTACACGGCGCCTACAGCCATCCGCGCGCTCATGCGACACGGCGAAGAGTACGTGGAGCAGACCGACCGGTCCTCGCTCCGCCTGCTGGGCACGGTGGGCGAGCCGATCAATCCGGAGGCCTGGCGTTGGTACTACAACGTGGTGGGGAACGGCAACTGTCCGATCGTCGACACCTGGTGGCAGACGGAGACCGGTGGCATCATGATTACCCCGCTCCCGGGGGCCATTCCGCAGAAGCCGGGCGCGGCCTCGAAGCCGTTCTTCGGCATCCAGCCGAAAATTATGGACAAGGCCGGCAACGTGCAGGAGGGGGCGACGGAGGGCATCCTCGTCATCGAGGACTCCTGGCCCGGTCAGATGCGCACGGTGTACCGGAACCACGAACGCTTCCAGAACACCTACTTCTCGCAGTACCCGGGCAACTACTACACCGGCGACGGTTGCCGGCGCGACGAGGACGGCTACTACTGGATTACGGGCCGTGTGGACGACGTGCTGAACGTGAGCGGGCACCGCATCGGCACCGCCGAGCTGGAGAGTGCCCTCGTGGCGCACGACGATGTGGCGGAGGCGGCCGTGGTGGGCTATCCCCATGAAGTGAAGGGACAGGGCATCTACTCGTTCGTGACGCTCGTCCGCGGTGTGGAGGCGTCCGACGCACTTCGAGAAGAGCTCGTCCAGCACGTGCGGGAACAAATTGGTCCCATCGCCAAGCCCGATCACATCCAGTTTACGGACTCCCTGCCGAAGACGCGCTCCGGCAAGATCATGCGGCGCATCATCCGCAAGATTGCCGCGGGCGAATACGACGACCTCGGCGACACGTCGACGCTTGCGGATCCGGGCGTGGTCGAGACGCTCATCGACGAGCGAAAAGGGCTGGACGTGAGTGCGAAGTAG
- a CDS encoding penicillin acylase family protein, with amino-acid sequence MSRPAWIGLFITMSGLVLGGLWWLSTDSNASYPRTESIAGLSDSTTIRWSDEGLAQIESRDSTDFFVALGYVHGTNRAWTLTLWRQTARGHLSQWFGPGVVSLDMHARRLGLARHARRSYDRLPPAARHRLQAYARGINAALESSSVRQNAPFVLLDITPSSWAPWHALLIERLMAWLSTRPLTPPEVAPSSVTAFVEADRQFRRWLHVHGQERSVAWAVQSPDAPPLLFQRHVLGATAMPVVQEVSWAHPADTLTGASLPGVPLLPTGRIGERAWASLLQSSASLRPTTLDSSALRVWHERIEPVGGDEQLVHVRRHNDALLLSSVPDASPAPRPRSADSSQTTVWTVQWPGLTPGSDLPAWMHRAGLLGTSPDSMRFELFSGDGLRISASGTWTVLGTPPVVVRDSLKKTILIGGSPWARQQARGLHALTHSTDTVAVSDWSGRDSSAWAADLLSHLQPALRPDTQATERRQNAKTYLRNWDHSYTPTSIGATLFDQWMRAYRADLGHVPTLADTATYFGAYRQHRALERALDTLTAHLGPDVRRWRWERAVTDRRYFPVWSADSLVNANLESMATTRYAPLTRTEQGHPSAPAGGPSLVDPPAVAPSPATWEGWTRPNGDFIVRRHHYDPSIVFARSRMRTERPLPIRLNRSTTPYTTMLIPAK; translated from the coding sequence GTGTCTCGCCCTGCCTGGATCGGCCTATTCATTACGATGAGCGGCCTCGTGCTGGGAGGCCTCTGGTGGCTCAGCACGGACTCCAACGCCTCGTATCCCCGAACAGAGTCGATCGCTGGGCTTTCTGATTCGACGACCATTCGGTGGTCGGATGAGGGACTGGCCCAGATTGAGTCTCGGGACTCGACCGACTTTTTTGTCGCGCTCGGATACGTCCACGGAACCAATCGCGCCTGGACCCTCACGCTCTGGAGACAAACTGCCCGCGGCCACCTCAGTCAATGGTTCGGACCGGGCGTGGTCTCCCTCGACATGCACGCCCGCCGCCTCGGCCTGGCCCGCCACGCCCGCCGGTCGTACGACCGGCTCCCCCCTGCTGCCAGACACCGCCTCCAGGCCTACGCCCGCGGCATAAATGCGGCGCTGGAATCTTCGTCGGTCCGCCAGAACGCCCCGTTCGTACTACTCGACATAACGCCTTCCTCCTGGGCACCGTGGCACGCGCTCCTCATTGAACGGCTTATGGCATGGCTGTCGACGCGTCCCCTCACCCCGCCGGAGGTCGCTCCTTCCTCCGTGACCGCATTCGTGGAGGCCGACCGACAGTTTCGACGGTGGCTACACGTGCACGGACAGGAGCGGAGCGTGGCCTGGGCCGTGCAGTCCCCCGACGCCCCTCCGTTGCTCTTCCAGCGCCATGTTCTCGGCGCCACAGCCATGCCCGTCGTGCAGGAAGTGTCCTGGGCTCACCCCGCTGATACACTCACCGGCGCCTCCCTCCCCGGCGTGCCCCTGCTCCCAACGGGACGCATCGGCGAGCGCGCCTGGGCCTCTCTTCTTCAAAGTTCGGCCTCTCTTCGCCCTACAACCCTCGACTCCTCCGCTCTTCGGGTATGGCATGAGCGAATCGAACCGGTCGGTGGGGACGAACAGCTGGTCCACGTGCGACGACACAACGACGCCCTCCTACTCTCCTCAGTCCCGGATGCCTCCCCTGCCCCTCGTCCCCGGTCCGCCGACTCCTCCCAAACGACTGTCTGGACGGTGCAGTGGCCCGGTCTCACTCCTGGGAGCGACCTTCCGGCCTGGATGCACCGGGCGGGATTGCTCGGCACGTCTCCGGACTCGATGCGCTTTGAACTGTTCTCTGGAGACGGCCTTCGCATCTCAGCAAGCGGCACCTGGACGGTCTTGGGCACACCGCCCGTTGTCGTCCGGGACAGCCTGAAGAAGACGATACTGATTGGGGGCTCCCCCTGGGCCCGACAGCAGGCGCGGGGGCTTCATGCCCTCACGCACTCCACCGACACCGTCGCCGTCTCCGACTGGAGTGGACGGGACTCCAGCGCGTGGGCGGCCGATCTACTTTCGCATCTTCAGCCCGCCCTTCGCCCAGATACGCAGGCGACCGAACGCCGTCAAAACGCAAAGACGTACCTGCGCAACTGGGACCACAGCTACACGCCCACCAGCATCGGGGCCACTCTGTTCGATCAATGGATGCGGGCCTACCGGGCAGACCTGGGACACGTCCCCACCCTGGCTGATACCGCCACCTACTTCGGGGCATACCGGCAACATCGGGCCCTGGAACGCGCCCTGGACACCCTCACAGCCCACCTCGGCCCCGACGTGCGCCGGTGGCGCTGGGAACGAGCCGTCACCGACCGTCGCTACTTTCCCGTCTGGTCGGCCGACTCGCTGGTGAATGCCAATCTAGAGAGCATGGCAACGACGCGCTACGCCCCCCTGACTCGAACGGAACAGGGGCATCCCTCAGCCCCGGCCGGAGGTCCCTCCCTCGTCGATCCCCCCGCTGTGGCCCCCTCCCCAGCCACCTGGGAGGGATGGACGCGCCCCAATGGCGACTTCATCGTCCGACGCCACCACTACGATCCGTCGATCGTCTTTGCCCGCTCCCGCATGCGAACCGAGCGTCCCCTTCCCATCCGGCTCAATCGCAGCACGACTCCCTATACAACCATGCTCATCCCCGCAAAATAG
- a CDS encoding MotA/TolQ/ExbB proton channel family protein, whose translation MVILDKLTAYLLLLLPQASGGGAINVLVERFNEGGPWMWPVLICLIIGLAISFERIISLNLADINTQAFLQRVKEALEDGGIPAAENVCAKKRGPVASVFQAGLLRADEGVDAVEEAVVSYGSIEMSFLERGLVWLSLFISVAPMLGFLGTVIGMIQAFDAIESAGDISPRLVAGGIKVALLTTAFGLIVAVILQFFYNYAVSKIDRIVAEMEDASIELVDALVALERGESVTGEKAIPESVGENE comes from the coding sequence ATGGTGATTCTGGATAAGTTGACGGCATACCTGCTCCTCCTTCTTCCACAGGCCAGTGGGGGAGGAGCGATTAACGTACTCGTTGAACGATTTAATGAGGGTGGGCCCTGGATGTGGCCCGTGCTCATCTGCCTGATTATCGGGCTCGCGATCTCGTTCGAGCGAATTATTTCGCTCAACCTGGCGGACATTAACACCCAGGCCTTTCTCCAGCGCGTGAAGGAGGCGCTCGAGGATGGTGGCATTCCGGCAGCCGAGAACGTGTGCGCTAAGAAGCGCGGACCTGTTGCTTCGGTCTTTCAGGCCGGGCTGCTTCGAGCCGATGAAGGCGTGGACGCCGTCGAAGAGGCAGTCGTCTCGTACGGCTCCATCGAGATGAGCTTTCTTGAGCGCGGCCTCGTGTGGCTCTCGCTCTTTATTAGCGTGGCGCCGATGCTCGGCTTCCTCGGCACGGTGATTGGAATGATTCAGGCCTTCGACGCCATTGAGAGTGCTGGTGACATTTCCCCGCGCCTCGTGGCCGGCGGTATTAAGGTGGCCCTGCTGACCACCGCGTTCGGACTTATCGTGGCCGTCATCCTCCAGTTCTTCTACAACTACGCCGTGTCCAAGATCGACCGCATCGTGGCTGAGATGGAAGATGCCTCCATCGAGCTCGTGGACGCGCTTGTGGCGCTCGAACGGGGAGAATCTGTGACGGGCGAGAAGGCCATTCCGGAGAGCGTGGGCGAAAACGAGTAG
- a CDS encoding helix-hairpin-helix domain-containing protein has translation MTNKEIASVLQETADLIELTDGNPHRARAFSRAARSLGNVEEAVTDRLDEGSLTDIGGIGDAMADHVADVAETGTFPLHDELMNAIPPGLLDVMRVKGLGTKRTRRLWQELDIASLDELEQAAETDRITSLSGFGAKTQQNILDNVRQLRRYDAQWRLADAWSAVEPVLRDLRSHDAVEQAEPTGALRRQRETMKQADLIVATDDPAALREWANTQLDGSSSEEDSSQADERLTATLPQGLPLRLHLSSPDHFGTQWWQTTGSTAHRDAFEASYASPDAHPTEDSLFAAAGLPVIPPELREDRGELDAAANDALPSLITADDLQGCLHNHSTYSDGSASVNTMAQAARSWGFSYFGICDHSQSLQIASGLSPDEVRTQHEEVQRLNESLDDSFRVFHGIESDILRDGSLDYEDDLLELFDFIVASVHTGFSMTEDEATERVIRAVQNPHTRILGHPTGRLLLSRDGYPLDHARVIEACAEHNVAIELNANPYRLDLDWRWVHRAIDQDVLISINPDAHATDEIDYVTWGVAVGRKGWLTPEHCLNAKSLSDFSDWIQKGPSGA, from the coding sequence ATGACGAATAAAGAAATCGCGTCGGTTCTCCAAGAAACAGCCGACCTTATCGAACTGACCGATGGAAATCCGCACCGGGCCCGCGCCTTTTCCCGTGCGGCTCGCTCCCTGGGCAACGTGGAGGAGGCGGTCACTGACCGGCTGGACGAGGGAAGCTTGACTGACATCGGGGGCATCGGAGACGCGATGGCCGACCATGTCGCCGACGTGGCAGAGACGGGCACCTTCCCGCTCCACGACGAGCTCATGAATGCCATCCCGCCCGGCCTGCTCGACGTGATGCGCGTGAAGGGCCTTGGCACCAAACGCACGCGGCGCCTCTGGCAAGAGCTCGACATTGCCTCCCTCGACGAACTGGAGCAGGCCGCCGAGACGGATCGGATCACGAGCCTCAGCGGATTTGGGGCGAAGACGCAGCAGAACATTCTCGACAACGTGCGGCAGCTTCGCCGGTACGACGCGCAGTGGCGCCTGGCGGACGCCTGGTCGGCAGTGGAGCCGGTTCTTCGCGATCTGCGAAGCCACGACGCGGTGGAGCAGGCCGAGCCCACCGGAGCGCTCCGGCGCCAGAGGGAGACCATGAAGCAGGCCGACCTCATCGTGGCTACGGATGACCCGGCGGCCCTTCGGGAGTGGGCCAATACACAGCTTGACGGGTCCTCCTCCGAGGAAGACTCTTCACAAGCGGATGAGCGGCTGACGGCCACGCTGCCCCAGGGCCTTCCTCTTCGCCTCCACCTTTCCTCTCCGGATCACTTCGGCACGCAGTGGTGGCAAACGACCGGATCTACGGCCCATCGCGACGCCTTCGAAGCGTCGTACGCTTCCCCCGACGCACACCCGACCGAAGATTCGCTCTTCGCGGCTGCCGGTCTTCCCGTAATCCCCCCGGAGCTCCGCGAGGATCGGGGCGAGCTCGATGCTGCTGCGAATGATGCCCTTCCATCCCTCATCACGGCGGACGACCTTCAGGGGTGTCTCCACAACCACTCTACGTACAGCGACGGATCGGCCTCGGTGAACACCATGGCCCAGGCCGCTCGTTCATGGGGATTCTCCTATTTCGGAATCTGCGATCATAGTCAGTCGCTCCAGATTGCGAGTGGGCTGTCGCCCGACGAGGTTCGCACACAACACGAGGAGGTTCAGCGGCTCAACGAATCTCTAGACGACTCCTTCCGGGTCTTCCACGGTATTGAAAGTGACATTCTCCGTGACGGCTCCCTCGACTACGAGGATGATCTGCTGGAGCTCTTTGACTTCATCGTGGCGAGCGTCCACACTGGATTCAGTATGACGGAGGACGAGGCTACGGAGCGGGTGATTCGCGCAGTCCAAAACCCGCACACCCGCATTCTGGGCCATCCCACGGGTCGCCTTCTCTTGTCCCGCGACGGGTATCCGCTCGACCATGCCCGCGTCATTGAGGCCTGTGCCGAACACAACGTAGCGATTGAACTCAACGCCAACCCGTACCGGCTCGACCTCGACTGGCGATGGGTACACCGCGCCATTGACCAGGATGTCCTCATTTCCATCAATCCAGATGCCCACGCCACGGATGAAATCGACTACGTAACGTGGGGAGTAGCAGTGGGCCGAAAGGGCTGGCTGACGCCGGAGCACTGCCTCAACGCGAAGTCCCTGTCCGACTTTTCGGACTGGATTCAGAAGGGACCGAGCGGTGCGTAA
- a CDS encoding S41 family peptidase: MKRTTFALVGIGLVLLGAVLGQWVHDVSLDDSEPTAVRTLENAYDIIRSSYVEPVPPGSLTTASIEAMLKPLDRYSVYISPEQMRRVEETFQGSFEGIGITYELIDGPNGQDTIAVTSVLSGGPSAEAGLRAGDRIVEVNGTSAVGWSHERIRTRLKGPKGSTVSVTLRRPAHPNRIEAQITRDTVPLETVDAAYMVSDRTGYVKLSRFARTTHRELTDALKMLEDNGMDRLVLDLRGNAGGLMSMAEKVADEFLVDGQMIVTARSRHDEFGSVRYATGEGRFEQSPLIVLVDGRSASASEIVAGALQDHDRALLVGERTFGKGLVQRQFPLRGDSGLRLTVARFYTPSGRRVQRSEEDDSLGVTDSVRSLNRSEVPDSLVYHTDAGRAVIGGGGIQPDETVDGTQRNAYRRAVEARGLIRAFARQWGDAHADSLRSRWGGRPEAFATQFQLPTSVYPAFVRHAAEQGAGTMEAQSVPAETHAGDPSGQATRTQMPTRIREAQTGIETMIKSHIGRRLFGLSMFFRVQNTTDPVLEEALRSWPTAERWSDRYPVQ, from the coding sequence ATGAAGCGGACGACCTTTGCACTGGTCGGCATCGGGCTCGTTCTTCTCGGGGCGGTACTGGGCCAATGGGTTCACGACGTCTCGCTTGATGATTCGGAGCCCACAGCAGTTCGGACGCTGGAAAATGCGTATGACATTATCCGGTCGTCCTACGTTGAGCCGGTCCCGCCCGGCAGTCTCACCACGGCGTCCATCGAGGCGATGCTGAAGCCGCTGGATCGTTACTCGGTGTACATCTCCCCGGAGCAGATGAGACGGGTCGAAGAGACGTTTCAAGGTTCGTTTGAAGGGATTGGAATCACGTATGAGCTCATCGACGGGCCGAACGGGCAAGATACCATTGCCGTCACGTCCGTTTTGTCAGGAGGGCCGAGCGCAGAGGCGGGGCTCCGCGCCGGGGATCGGATCGTAGAGGTCAACGGCACGAGCGCCGTCGGGTGGTCGCATGAGCGCATTCGGACCCGACTGAAGGGCCCGAAGGGAAGCACCGTGTCCGTAACCCTGCGGCGCCCCGCCCACCCCAACCGGATTGAGGCGCAGATTACCCGCGACACGGTGCCGTTGGAGACGGTAGATGCGGCGTACATGGTCTCGGATCGCACAGGCTACGTGAAGCTGAGTCGATTTGCGCGCACCACCCACCGTGAGCTGACCGACGCATTGAAGATGTTGGAGGACAATGGGATGGATCGGCTCGTGCTCGACCTACGGGGGAACGCGGGCGGTCTTATGTCGATGGCCGAGAAGGTGGCCGACGAGTTTCTGGTGGATGGACAAATGATCGTGACGGCTCGCAGCCGACACGACGAGTTTGGGAGCGTCCGGTACGCAACGGGAGAAGGACGCTTTGAGCAGTCCCCTCTCATTGTGCTCGTGGACGGACGGTCGGCGTCGGCGAGTGAGATTGTCGCGGGAGCCCTTCAGGATCACGACCGTGCGCTTCTGGTGGGAGAGCGGACCTTTGGCAAGGGCCTGGTTCAGCGGCAATTTCCCCTCCGCGGCGACAGCGGGCTTCGGCTCACCGTGGCTCGATTCTACACCCCGTCGGGGCGACGCGTCCAGCGATCAGAGGAGGACGACTCGCTGGGGGTCACCGACTCTGTACGTTCGCTGAATCGTTCCGAGGTGCCGGACTCGCTTGTCTACCATACAGATGCAGGACGTGCCGTCATCGGAGGCGGCGGGATTCAACCGGATGAAACTGTGGACGGCACGCAGCGGAATGCCTATCGGCGAGCGGTGGAGGCTCGAGGACTCATTCGAGCATTTGCCCGGCAGTGGGGAGACGCACATGCGGATTCGCTTCGCTCTCGGTGGGGGGGGAGGCCGGAGGCATTTGCGACGCAATTCCAACTTCCGACCAGTGTGTACCCGGCCTTTGTCCGGCATGCAGCGGAGCAGGGGGCAGGCACAATGGAGGCCCAATCGGTTCCTGCAGAGACACATGCGGGAGATCCATCGGGGCAAGCCACACGCACGCAGATGCCGACCCGCATCCGGGAGGCCCAGACCGGGATCGAAACCATGATCAAGAGCCATATCGGGCGACGCCTCTTCGGGCTGTCCATGTTTTTTCGGGTTCAGAATACAACGGATCCGGTGCTGGAAGAGGCACTGCGATCGTGGCCGACCGCTGAACGCTGGTCTGACCGGTATCCCGTCCAATAA
- a CDS encoding mechanosensitive ion channel family protein: protein MDFSLESLMPLLLNVAGAILLLILTFIVAGWAKRATRAGVERANLDPTLSRFFGSLARYTVLILGGLAILGIFGVSVASFAAILAAAGFAVGLALQGTLSHFAAGIMLLLFRPFGVGDKVSAADVTGKVVEIGLFTTLFDTPDNLRSIVPNSAIFGSTIENHTHHDTRRVDVAVGTDYGADLQTTRSILEEVAASVEGGLSDPAPQVYLSELGASSIDWAVRVWSQTSDYWDVRERLTTQLKEALDAQDIGIPYPQMDVHLDTLTPSNGESPVTSHEQMKS, encoded by the coding sequence ATGGACTTCTCCCTCGAAAGCCTCATGCCCCTCCTGCTGAACGTGGCAGGGGCCATCCTCCTTCTCATCCTCACATTCATCGTGGCCGGATGGGCCAAACGTGCCACTCGTGCCGGCGTGGAACGAGCCAATCTGGATCCCACGCTCAGTCGATTCTTCGGGAGCCTCGCCCGATACACGGTGCTCATCCTCGGCGGCCTGGCCATCCTCGGTATCTTCGGCGTCTCGGTGGCGAGCTTTGCCGCGATTCTGGCGGCGGCCGGCTTTGCCGTGGGCCTGGCCCTGCAGGGCACCCTCTCCCACTTCGCCGCCGGAATCATGCTCCTGCTCTTCCGCCCCTTCGGGGTGGGCGACAAGGTGTCGGCCGCCGACGTCACCGGCAAGGTCGTGGAGATCGGCCTCTTCACAACGCTCTTCGACACGCCCGACAACCTGCGCAGCATTGTGCCGAACAGCGCCATCTTCGGGTCGACGATCGAGAACCACACGCACCACGACACGCGACGGGTGGACGTGGCGGTCGGGACCGACTACGGAGCGGACCTTCAGACAACCCGTTCTATCCTGGAAGAAGTGGCCGCGTCGGTCGAAGGGGGCCTAAGCGACCCGGCGCCGCAGGTCTACTTGTCGGAGCTCGGGGCGTCGTCGATCGACTGGGCGGTCCGGGTGTGGAGCCAAACGTCTGACTACTGGGACGTCCGCGAACGGCTCACGACGCAGCTAAAGGAAGCCCTCGATGCCCAGGACATTGGCATCCCGTATCCCCAGATGGACGTGCATCTCGATACGCTCACGCCGTCGAATGGGGAGTCGCCCGTGACGTCTCACGAGCAGATGAAGTCATAA
- a CDS encoding M20 family peptidase translates to MTPRFARNLFFGLGGGLFLVLLIGGLRTIQLDSRQVAPTDSVALSVASDAPERLAAALRHRTVTKRNPAALDTAAYRDLYRTLETAFPVVHRTLDTTHVNDLSRLYTWRGADTTKDPIVLMAHTDVVPIEPDTRSEWTHPPFSGTIADGHVWGRGALDDKSSVVAILEALSTLLRNDVQPDRTVHVALGHDEEVGGPNGARVIADRLTGDGTSPAIVVDEGGAITKGALPGLQRPLAVVGIAEKGYLSVELEATAPGGHSSAPPDSTSIQILNAAIGRLLDNPLPARLDGVMGRTLDYVAPEMNFPMRLALANRWLTTPAIEWALSQQPATEAAIRTVQVPTRLDAGVKDNVIPSSATATINYRILPSQSVDAVLQHIRSTVEGLPITIETGQASEPTPVSSVDDPAFRMLQRTIREVTSDSVVVAPYLVPGATDSRHYAHATDRIYRFLPYTLTPKDRGLIHGTNERISISDYKTVVRFYLQLLRNADALPDTAERPV, encoded by the coding sequence ATGACTCCTCGTTTTGCTCGAAATCTGTTTTTCGGCCTCGGCGGCGGACTCTTCCTCGTCCTGCTGATCGGGGGGCTTCGCACCATTCAACTCGACAGCCGACAGGTGGCTCCGACGGATTCGGTTGCCTTGTCGGTTGCGTCGGATGCTCCGGAGCGACTCGCGGCTGCCCTTCGACACCGCACCGTCACGAAGCGGAACCCGGCCGCGCTCGATACGGCGGCGTACCGGGACCTGTACCGCACCCTGGAGACGGCCTTCCCGGTGGTGCACCGCACGCTGGACACGACCCACGTGAACGATCTCAGTCGTCTCTACACCTGGCGCGGCGCCGACACGACGAAGGACCCCATCGTGCTCATGGCCCACACGGACGTAGTGCCGATTGAGCCGGACACGCGGTCCGAGTGGACGCATCCGCCGTTCAGTGGCACCATCGCCGACGGGCACGTGTGGGGACGCGGCGCGCTCGACGACAAATCCAGTGTGGTTGCCATTCTCGAAGCCCTCTCCACGCTGCTGCGGAATGACGTGCAACCGGACCGGACCGTGCATGTGGCTCTTGGACATGATGAAGAGGTGGGCGGGCCGAATGGGGCACGGGTCATTGCGGATCGTCTCACGGGCGATGGGACGAGCCCCGCTATCGTTGTGGATGAGGGGGGCGCGATCACGAAGGGCGCACTTCCGGGGCTGCAGCGGCCCTTGGCGGTGGTGGGCATTGCAGAGAAGGGCTACCTGAGTGTAGAGCTGGAGGCGACCGCGCCCGGGGGGCACTCCTCCGCTCCGCCCGACTCGACGAGCATCCAGATTCTGAACGCGGCGATTGGGCGACTGCTCGACAATCCCCTGCCCGCCCGGCTCGACGGCGTGATGGGCCGCACGCTCGATTACGTGGCGCCCGAAATGAATTTCCCCATGCGCCTCGCGCTCGCCAACCGATGGCTCACCACCCCCGCGATCGAGTGGGCGCTCAGTCAGCAGCCCGCCACTGAGGCTGCCATCCGCACCGTGCAGGTACCGACTCGCCTCGACGCCGGGGTAAAGGACAACGTCATTCCCTCCAGCGCCACGGCCACGATCAACTACCGCATCCTGCCCAGCCAGTCGGTCGACGCAGTGCTCCAACACATCCGGTCGACCGTGGAGGGACTTCCCATCACGATTGAGACCGGCCAGGCCAGCGAGCCCACGCCGGTTTCGTCGGTTGACGATCCCGCGTTTCGAATGCTGCAGCGGACGATTCGGGAGGTCACGTCCGACTCCGTCGTCGTGGCGCCCTACCTCGTGCCCGGCGCCACCGATAGCCGGCACTACGCTCACGCAACCGATCGCATCTACCGCTTTCTGCCGTACACCCTCACGCCCAAAGATCGAGGCCTCATCCACGGCACAAACGAGCGCATCTCCATTTCGGATTACAAGACCGTCGTACGCTTCTACCTCCAGTTGCTACGCAACGCCGACGCGCTCCCGGACACCGCGGAGCGGCCCGTGTAA